One part of the Solea solea chromosome 1, fSolSol10.1, whole genome shotgun sequence genome encodes these proteins:
- the cdv3 gene encoding protein CDV3 homolog isoform X2, translating to MADVPTEKSLDDFFAKRDKKKKKEKGKGKESAAAPVSAGMKKLKKDKEKSVKNESQDAQIEKDEEWKEFEQKEVDYSGLRLQALQISDEKEEEDYEKEEFDEDGEIIVVSGDKVSGPWNKSGAAPPPAAPAEEVEVPESKPTGVYRPPGARLTTSKRGPSQGPPEIFSDTQFPSLLATAKHVETRKDREMEKTFEVVKHKNRGREETGGASMQHLQLDNQFAILGDK from the exons ATGGCGGACGTACCGACGGAGAAGAGCCTGGACGATTTTTTTGCCAAACgggataaaaagaagaagaaagagaaagggaagGGGAAAGAGTCCGCTGCCGCCCCTGTGTCTGCTGGGATGAAAAAGCTCAAGAAGGACAAGGAGAAGTCGGTGAAAAACGAGAGCCAAGACGCGCAAATCGAGAAG GACGAGGAATGGAAAGAGTTTGAGCAGAAAGAAGTGGACTACAGTGGACTGCGACTCCAGGCTCTACAGATAAg TGacgagaaagaggaagaggactaTGAGAAGGAGGAGTTCGACGAGGATGGAGAGATCATCGTGGTCAGTGGAGACAAAGTGTCTGGCCCCTGGAACAAATCTggagctgctcctcctcctgctgctccagcaG AGGAAGTAGAGGTGCCTGAGTCAAAGCCTACTGGTGTATATCGCCCTCCAGGGGCTCGACTGACCACCAGCAAACGAGGGCCAAGCCAGGGTCCTCCTGAGAtcttcagtgacacacagtttCCCTCTCTACTGGCCACTGCCAAGCATGTGGAGACACGCAA ggacagagagatggagaagacCTTTGAAGTGGTGAAACACAAGAACCGCGGCAGAGAGGAAACCGGCGGCGCCTCCATGCAGCACTTGCAGCTTGACAACCAGTTCGCCATCCTGGGGGacaagtag
- the cdv3 gene encoding protein CDV3 homolog isoform X1, whose translation MADVPTEKSLDDFFAKRDKKKKKEKGKGKESAAAPVSAGMKKLKKDKEKSVKNESQDAQIEKEDEEWKEFEQKEVDYSGLRLQALQISDEKEEEDYEKEEFDEDGEIIVVSGDKVSGPWNKSGAAPPPAAPAEEVEVPESKPTGVYRPPGARLTTSKRGPSQGPPEIFSDTQFPSLLATAKHVETRKDREMEKTFEVVKHKNRGREETGGASMQHLQLDNQFAILGDK comes from the exons ATGGCGGACGTACCGACGGAGAAGAGCCTGGACGATTTTTTTGCCAAACgggataaaaagaagaagaaagagaaagggaagGGGAAAGAGTCCGCTGCCGCCCCTGTGTCTGCTGGGATGAAAAAGCTCAAGAAGGACAAGGAGAAGTCGGTGAAAAACGAGAGCCAAGACGCGCAAATCGAGAAG GAGGACGAGGAATGGAAAGAGTTTGAGCAGAAAGAAGTGGACTACAGTGGACTGCGACTCCAGGCTCTACAGATAAg TGacgagaaagaggaagaggactaTGAGAAGGAGGAGTTCGACGAGGATGGAGAGATCATCGTGGTCAGTGGAGACAAAGTGTCTGGCCCCTGGAACAAATCTggagctgctcctcctcctgctgctccagcaG AGGAAGTAGAGGTGCCTGAGTCAAAGCCTACTGGTGTATATCGCCCTCCAGGGGCTCGACTGACCACCAGCAAACGAGGGCCAAGCCAGGGTCCTCCTGAGAtcttcagtgacacacagtttCCCTCTCTACTGGCCACTGCCAAGCATGTGGAGACACGCAA ggacagagagatggagaagacCTTTGAAGTGGTGAAACACAAGAACCGCGGCAGAGAGGAAACCGGCGGCGCCTCCATGCAGCACTTGCAGCTTGACAACCAGTTCGCCATCCTGGGGGacaagtag
- the tmem108 gene encoding transmembrane protein 108 — protein sequence MKTSLQVLRCQLLSVLAFLALPAALVSSAQELYLSQMSRDSVSMAAAHSNPLSPPETPYLDSHQEGSSSGERSYKGSTQPTNIILPTGVLYPSTRLHTTSHVLEEPPVHDTVTPNTESWVNQPQDMASAPRGAPNPLALMSTSGLVGGDTFAAQHIGPQKLSVNEPTDPSHHLPDLHSPSIYLSSLSSDHALGLKLWGHPRDVSQLAARHTITVREVPASSESPTGELTVEAESAPPHENPPENQTSTVSTPTLSTEQSLKTLDPTVVSNNHSASNESTTAEGHVEVFRGNVTDNPPLGQQIGNLTTHVSLLLNSSAVEEVPAKGNTSEASSTASKNFLNKQGSTTTQEPWTPDNSSDPTVNSPPSRMTICLSRMDFVWIVLAISVPVSSCSVLLTVCCMRRKKKSSSHENNLSYWNNAITMDYFSRHAVELPREIHTLESEDHDSCLPPNGDYSGSSMVLVNPFCQETLFINREKASAI from the exons ATGAAGACGAGCCTGCAGGTCCTGCGCTGCCAGCTGCTGA GTGTTCTAGCATTTCTAGCACTGCCAGCGGCACTGGTGTCGTCAGCACAGGAGCTGTACCTCAGTCAGATGTCCCGGGACTCTGTTTCCATGGCAGCTGCCCATAGCAACCCCCTTTCTCCCCCCGAAACACCCTACCTTGACTCGCATCAGGAAGGCTCCAGTAGCGGAGAGCGGTCATACAAAGGAAGTACTCAACCTACAAATATCATCCTTCCTACTGGTGTCCTCTACCCTTCAACCAGGCTTCACACCACCAGCCATGTTCTTGAAGAACCTCCCGTTCATGACACTGTCACTCCAAACACTGAAAGCTGGGTTAATCAGCCCCAAGACATGGCATCTGCTCCCAGAGGAGCTCCAAACCCCCTGGCTCTTATGTCCACCTCTGGCTTAGTTGGAGGAGATACATTTGCTGCACAGCACATCGGGCCTCAGAAGTTGAGTGTGAACGAGCCCACTGACCCCAGTCATCATCTCCCAGATCTACATTCCCCCTCAATATACCTGTCATCGCTCAGTAGTGACCATGCTCTTGGCCTGAAACTCTGGGGGCATCCACGAGATGTTTCCCAGTTGGCTGCACGCCACACCATCACCGTGAGGGAGGTTCCTGCTTCAAGCGAGTCCCCCACAGGTGAGCTGACAGTAGAGGCAGAGTCTGCTCCTCCACATGAGAACCCACCAGAGAATCAAACTTCCACTGTGTCCACCCCAACTCTGTCCACTGAGCAGAGCCTCAAAACACTGGATCCCACAGTCGTCTCAAACAACCACTCGGCATCCAATGAGTCCACCACCGCCGAGGGCCATGTTGAGGTTTTCCGGGGTAACGTCACAGACAATCCCCCTCTTGGGCAGCAGATAGGGAATTTAACTACACATGTTTCGCTGCTCTTGAACAGCAGTGCAGTCGAGGAGGTGCCAGCTAAGGGGAACACTTCAGAGGCCTCTTCCACAGCCAGCAAGAACTTCCTAAACAAGCAGGGTTCTACGACCACCCAGGAACCCTGGACTCCCGACAACAGCTCAGACCCCACCGTCAACTCCCCGCCCTCCCGCATGACTATCTGCTTGAGCCGGATGGACTTTGTGTGGATCGTGCTCGCCATCAGTGTGCCTGTATCCTCATGTT CCGTGCTGCTGACCGTGTGCTgcatgaggaggaagaagaagtcgTCCAGTCATGAGAACAACCTCAGTTACTGGAACAACGCCATCACCATGGACTACTTCAGCCGGCACGCCGTGGAGCTGCCcagagaaatacacacactggAGAGTGAG GACCATGACTCCTGTCTACCCCCTAATGGAGActacagtggcagcagcatgGTCCTGGTTAATCCTTTCTGCCAGGAGACGCTCTTCATCAACAGAGAAAAAGCCTCTGCCATCTAG